Sequence from the Ziziphus jujuba cultivar Dongzao chromosome 9, ASM3175591v1 genome:
TTAGATAGGTCTTTGGCGGGGACTACTGcttacaaaataattttgagaCAATTCGGTTTTACTTATTTACTGAATAAATTTTTGCTTCCAATAAATGGGAAGGAGAATGGGACCCACTATCTCTGACAAACCCCTGATAAGATGGACGGTTGAGATGCAACTAGTCCATGGCCACAAGATAAAGTTAATTTCCACAATATCACTGAATTCTCCATTTTTCTATCCACAAGCGCCAGTCCTCGGCTTTCAACAGTGTATGAAAATTctcaaaattctaaatttttttcttttccattatcTATTTATGCTTGTAGCTTCTAAAACCCATTTGAAAATCATTCTGGCTTCATTtggattgaattaatttttcagAGCAAGAAGCAGATAAAATGGCGGCTGCTGCATCAATGAGTTTCAACCTGGTGGGAGCATTCAGAGGAATGTCTATAAGCTCAAGCTCTTCATCGTCTTTCTTCAAAGGTGGGGATTTGGGTTCGTTAGCTGCGACTCCAAAGCCATTTCTTTACAACCCACAGAGGTTCCCGTTGATCATTGAGAATGCCCACAAGAAAGGAGCCGGAAGTACCAAGAACGGTCGCGATTCCAGAGGCAAAAGGCTCGGCGTCAAGATTTTCGGTGACCAGGTCGCCAAGCCCGGCTCCATCATCGTTCGTCAGCGAGGCACCAaggttttctttttccctccctttttttttttgggataattattGAAACTCTGTTTTTGGTGGCATAGGAAGCCTTTCTAGTGGCGAATCCTTTGTACCCTCGTAAGTAGAAACCTACTCGTGGGCAATTGGGAACTGAAAATTTTCTTCTGGGAAATTCATTCAagcatatatgaaaaaaaaaaaaaaaaaaaaaaaaaggcggtTCTTTAGGCTGTTGATTTGTAGAAGAATTATTGGCCAATCCACAAAATGCTGCTATACAACTTCTTGTGTGTGATTTTGAGGAGATTTTCCTACAATTACTAACTAGTTTTAAATGTGCCactttgaaattgatatttggCATGGAATTTCAAAGTCGATACCCCTCCTAATCCTAAATTCAGTGATTAATATAGTTTTGGTGAAAGGAAGATTTggggttatgtttttttttttttttggtgtgtgtgtATGTTTATGGTTATAAGAAACTAGTGGATGTTTGCTTCATCTCCATCATATTATGAGCAAGAAACCTGTCTCAAACAATAGTGTTTCTGTAAAGGATTTTGTTGTGTATTTAAATGAGTTAGCTAGCCTGCAGATTTATTTGAGGCTTCATTTGTTCATAGGAACTGTAGTATGATGTAATGACTAGGAGACTGTTAAATGTACACTGCTTCactgtttttcttttcatttttttatctcaCATTTGAGGAGTGGCATAGTTAGTCTCAGTTAAAATCAATTCAAACTGGAATAATATTATTCCAGTTAGGTGGCTATCCGACCGGATGTGATATTGCAGAATGCTAAATAACATTTCTAAATGTCGTTTCTATTTccttgatatgcataattggtTTCTGAGTTCTCGCAGTAGGACCTTTCGGGATTAATAGTAACCTAATTGGGAACTGTGTGATGGAAATCTTTCTATTAATCATGACCTCTTATTGGAGGTAGTTTATTGTGGAGGCTATATAATGAGAAATTTATCCAACATTTCTTAAGTACTGAAATCAAATGAATTACCAGAAGAGAAATAGAGGCAGATTAACAGCATAGATGACACGCATGATGCAAAATAAAACTTGCAT
This genomic interval carries:
- the LOC107427916 gene encoding large ribosomal subunit protein bL27c, with the protein product MAAAASMSFNLVGAFRGMSISSSSSSSFFKGGDLGSLAATPKPFLYNPQRFPLIIENAHKKGAGSTKNGRDSRGKRLGVKIFGDQVAKPGSIIVRQRGTKFHAGKNVGLGKDHTIFSLIDGLVKFEKFGPDKKKVSVYPRVVQPENPNSYKARKREYFRLQRERKKARKEGIISPPEPQLVLASADDTVATNPVC